AAATACCCCCATAAAGGAATATAAAATAAACTTTTTTGCGTTTTCCTTTTGATTTTTTGTGTGATAATAAAATATGTATTTTTTATCAAGAATATATTTTATTACAAGCCCGGCAAGTGTACCAAAAAACATGGATATATAGATGGCATATTTTTCGCTGATAACATTTTCAATTGCAAAATCAACAATGCGCTGAGTGGAAAGGTTGCTTAACATTGAAATAATTGCAAAAATAGTGTATTTTAAAGCTATAGATTCCATAAAACTTCCCTTCTTTAAATTACTTTGACAAATTACTTTGACAAAACCAAACAAATGAATCAAATTATTTTATCAATAAAAAATCACTTTAAATAAAATCACTTTAACAGCATAACTCCAAGGGTTATAAGAATAACACCTGCAAAGCTCTGCAAGCTGAAATTTTCTTTAAGAACTAAAATTGCCAGTATATAAGTAATTACATATCCTATACTGTTAAGAGGACGGGCATAACTTAGGTCATAATGTTTTAATACAAGCATCCACAAGAGAAAACTAAAACCATAACTGAGAAAACCCGATATAACCCACTTGTTTGTTGCCAATTCAAGAAAAAATTTTAAATTGGTCTCCTGGGTTTTATCAATTCCCATTTTAAACATTACCTGACCAAGGGCACCTAATAATATTGATAAAAACAGATATACTTTTGGCATCAATTTTAAAACTCCTTAAAAATTATTATAATTATAGTTTTGCTATAGTTTTGCCTAAATATCATTATTTATTTTAAGCTTTAATACTTATGGATGTCAATTGTTTTGGAAAAAAGAAAATAAAAAAAGGAGAGTGTTTACTCTCCCTTTTAAAAACTTTAAATTACTCTTCTTTTAACACTATTGTTTCAGTTTCATCATTATTTCTGGTGTAGTAGTGGTCAACGGAGCTTTCTAAAATATGTCCGTATGCCCAGTGATTTTCCGGTACGTCGTCAAAAGGAACTTCTGCACCTAAGAGGGGTCCTCTAAAGAGCATATTGTTGATTATTGTAACAGCTTCTGCCCTTGTAATGTGGTTGTCTGGTTTAAATACTCTTACGTCATTTTCAATATATCCTTGAATAAGTCTTACCCTGTATATTTCTTCTATGAAATTTTTAGCCCAGTGTCCTTCGATATCTGCAAAGTTAACTTTGAGGGATTCTACATTTTTAAGACCTAAATGATTTGCCAATACTGTAGCAAATTCAGCTCTTGTTATGTAATTATCAGGTCTGAAGCTTCCGTCTTCATATCCTGTAAAGATATTTGCACCTGTCACCGCTTGTATTTGTTTGTAAGCCCAGTGGTTTTCATTTAAATCCGGATAGTCTTTTGCCACTATATCGCTTTCCTTTAACTCAAGTATGTGGAACATTATAGCAGCCACTTCAGCTCTTGTTATGTTATTGCCGGGTCTGAAAGTATTGTCTTCATAGCCGTAAATATATTTTGTGTGATAATTATCCTTAAACCTGTCAGAATAAAGGAGGAATGATACTGTTGATGTATCGTCATCAGGGTTTAAAGCAGAGTTAGAGAATGAAATAGTTGCTGTATTGGTTGTTTTTATTTCAGCCCTGTCTAACTCATTTACTTTAACTGTATACTCTATTTTACCGGAGGCTTTACCGGAAAGAGTACCGATTTTCCATGTGATTTTATTTTTATCCTCGTTAACTTCTCCTTCTGAAGGGTTGTCAAGGGTAGTGTTTTTGGGTATTTCTGCGTCAATAGCAACACCGTATGCTGTGTTTGATGATTTATTTTTGTATTCTATTGTAAATGTTATTATTTCGCCTTCTCCATAAATTGACTTGTCAGTGTGCAAAAATACCGCCAGGTCCACGGGAGAACCGGTAGTAGTGCCAGGTACAGTGTTATTTGGTTCTTTTACGGTATCGTCATCGTCAGAAGATTTACCGCCACCGCCGCCACCGCTTGGAGGTCTGTCATTGTCCTTTGGTGGAGTGGAAGGCTTTGGAGAAGGAGTAGGCTTTTTACTAATTTTAACGTCTTTAACAGCTTCTTCGGATATATTGCCTGCATTATCAATTGTTCTTGCAATTATTCTGGTTGTTCCAATTCTGTTTATTTCAAATTCGCCTTTATATATAGTCCATTTTGGCAATTCAGTATCGTCAGTTTCATCTGCTTCGTCTGTTTCACCGGTTTCATCAGCTTTATCGGACTCATCTTCACTATCAGTTTCATCATCTTTACCGTATTCATCTTCATTATCAGTTTCGTCAGCGTCCGTTTCACTATTCTCATCCCCTTGGTCAGCTTTTTCCCCTTCACCGCTTTCAGCTTCTTCATTTGCTTCGTCCGCTTCATCAAATTCATCTTCTTCATCATAAACATTAGCATCAAGTTCTATGCCGTTATTAGGATCATATAGGCGGAATTCAACCCTGTTAACTCCGGAACCTTCATCTATACCAGGTTCAATTGTAACATATATAGGTATTTCAATTGTTGAATCTGCACTTGTTATGATAGTAGGCGGCCCCGGAGGTGTAGTGTCAATGTTTGTAACTTCGTGTTCTGCAATTTCACTTTCATTTCCGGCTTCATCTTCTGATTTAGCATAAATGGTATCATTTTCATCTACTTCAATAGGTCCTACATAATCTTTCCAATCATCATCATCGCCAATTTTATATTTCTTTTCTGCCGGATCATCAGGATATTCTATTTCAACTATAACAGTGCCATTTGTAGGTGTATCGTTGTCAGGATCCTGAGTGATTATTGGTTTTGCAGGCGGAGTCCTGTCAACGGTAAATGAAATTGTAATAATTTCTGAAGATAATTGGTTTTTATCCAGTGCCCAAAAATCAATAGTGTAATCTCCGTCTTCTAGACCGGAAATATCGATGGAACCATCGAAAGGATGCTCTAACACCGTATATGTGCTGCTGTCATTTTCTATGATAATGGGTTCTATGTTAAGCTGTGTGTCTTTATTTAATATACTGTCATCATTTTCTTCGTCAGTTTCACCATCTTCATCCTGGCTGCTGCCGGTTTTTTTAATGTTGTAAAAAATGTTTATTTTATCACTGTTATTTTTGTCTTTAACATTACCGTCTATATAAAGTCTGTTTTTATTAGTAAAAGAATTATTCAAAGGAGAAGAGACAGTTAAATCAGAAGGTACGTTTTCAGTGTATTTAAAAGTTACTTCATAATTATAGTATTTAAAATCGTCAGTTACACTGTACCATTGAACATATTTGCCATTTTCAAAATAGCTGTCCCCATCTTTATATAAAACACCTGCAAAGAAAGGATTTTGAGGATTTGGAACAGTGCCGGGCTGTGTTATAGTATCAGGGAACATATTTATGTCACTAGTAATATATTCATTTATTGTTGCCCTTTTTATTTCCGGTTCCCCATTATCAACAAGTATTCTTAAATTGTCGTCTGGGGGAATAACTGAGGCGGTACCGTTGTTTGTTTGTACTTCACCATAGACAGAGAAGAAATTTTCTAACTTATTAATGGGCATAGAAAATGTGTTTTTAGGCTGTAAAAAGCCCTGAGCATTTGATACAACAACACTTTTTAAAGGTGCTCCAAATTCATCAGTTCCTATGTCTTCAATACTTTTTATGAAGTCAGGAAATTCTGGGTCTGCGAATACTCCGTTGCCTA
The genomic region above belongs to Acetivibrio saccincola and contains:
- a CDS encoding GtrA family protein, encoding MESIALKYTIFAIISMLSNLSTQRIVDFAIENVISEKYAIYISMFFGTLAGLVIKYILDKKYIFYYHTKNQKENAKKFILYSFMGVFTTLIFWGFEILFDKLFEHELSKYAGAVIGLSIGYIVKYNLDKKFVFK
- a CDS encoding S-layer homology domain-containing protein, with protein sequence MKVVCKKTAFLIVCISLLVTSVLGNGVFADPEFPDFIKSIEDIGTDEFGAPLKSVVVSNAQGFLQPKNTFSMPINKLENFFSVYGEVQTNNGTASVIPPDDNLRILVDNGEPEIKRATINEYITSDINMFPDTITQPGTVPNPQNPFFAGVLYKDGDSYFENGKYVQWYSVTDDFKYYNYEVTFKYTENVPSDLTVSSPLNNSFTNKNRLYIDGNVKDKNNSDKINIFYNIKKTGSSQDEDGETDEENDDSILNKDTQLNIEPIIIENDSSTYTVLEHPFDGSIDISGLEDGDYTIDFWALDKNQLSSEIITISFTVDRTPPAKPIITQDPDNDTPTNGTVIVEIEYPDDPAEKKYKIGDDDDWKDYVGPIEVDENDTIYAKSEDEAGNESEIAEHEVTNIDTTPPGPPTIITSADSTIEIPIYVTIEPGIDEGSGVNRVEFRLYDPNNGIELDANVYDEEDEFDEADEANEEAESGEGEKADQGDENSETDADETDNEDEYGKDDETDSEDESDKADETGETDEADETDDTELPKWTIYKGEFEINRIGTTRIIARTIDNAGNISEEAVKDVKISKKPTPSPKPSTPPKDNDRPPSGGGGGGKSSDDDDTVKEPNNTVPGTTTGSPVDLAVFLHTDKSIYGEGEIITFTIEYKNKSSNTAYGVAIDAEIPKNTTLDNPSEGEVNEDKNKITWKIGTLSGKASGKIEYTVKVNELDRAEIKTTNTATISFSNSALNPDDDTSTVSFLLYSDRFKDNYHTKYIYGYEDNTFRPGNNITRAEVAAIMFHILELKESDIVAKDYPDLNENHWAYKQIQAVTGANIFTGYEDGSFRPDNYITRAEFATVLANHLGLKNVESLKVNFADIEGHWAKNFIEEIYRVRLIQGYIENDVRVFKPDNHITRAEAVTIINNMLFRGPLLGAEVPFDDVPENHWAYGHILESSVDHYYTRNNDETETIVLKEE
- a CDS encoding SMR family transporter, which encodes MPKVYLFLSILLGALGQVMFKMGIDKTQETNLKFFLELATNKWVISGFLSYGFSFLLWMLVLKHYDLSYARPLNSIGYVITYILAILVLKENFSLQSFAGVILITLGVMLLK